CCACCGGGCTTTCGGCGGTCGGGTAAAACCCCTGCGTGAGGTAAAAGGTGGTGGTTTTACTGAGCCTGGTGCGGTAGGTGTTGCCGGTAGCCAGCGGATGCTTCAGCTCAGCATCGGCAAACCAGCGTACGCTGCGCCCCGATACCCGCAGGCTGCTTAGTGCCGCGGCAGGTACCGTGGCGGCCGACTTCAGCTTGATGCGGTAAAAGGTAAACTCGCCGGTATCGCAGTCGAGCATGGGGCGATAAGTGGCGTGGCCGGTGAGTTTTTCCTCCGTGGCATCGTAGCTGAAGCTAATGGCCCCCGCGCACCAGCCCGAAAAGGGGGAGCGGCCGGTTTCACTCAGCTTGCGCACGTGCTCCAGCTGCAGGCCGTCGGGCGTGGGGGTGCCGTCCATCTGAAACGTAACGGAGATAGCGGGCTGCCCGCCCACTTCCTGGTACAGCACCCCGAACAGGCTTTCGCCTTTGCCGGTTTGCACCCGCAGCACGGCCGGCCAATAGTGTTTTTCGCCCGGCTTGGTTTCTACGCCCTGCCATACGCCGGTCAGCGACTGGGCTTGTAATACGTGGGCCGGCGCGGCCAGCACCACTGCCAGCAGCTGGCCCCAGAGTCTGCGTTTCATGGGGCTAAAATACCATCAGGCAGGATAACGAAAAAAGTCGGCCATACATAGTATTTTTACTATGCATGGCCGACCCAGGTGACATCGGGCAGCTTAGTTGGCGGCTGGCAGCCGGGCCGCTTTAATCTTCTCGGCTACTTCCACCATCGGCGCCACCCAAATGTCTTTCTGATTGGCCTGGAGGTAGCGCAGCAGCTGGCGGTGCGCCGGCAGGCTCACGTTGAGACCGTGGCCGCCGCCCACGCCGTGAAACAGAAATACCAGCAGCGTGTGCGACTGCCGGGCCTGCTTCACCAGGTCGACCAGGTACTCGCCCGACTGGGCATTAATCAGGTAGCAGTCAATATTATCCAGGTCGACCTGCGCGGCCGTCTGCAGGCCGGGCATGATGCCCCGCGCCGCCACAAAATCCTGGCGCAGCTGCTCGTAGAAGTTGACCCCGCCAATCTGGCGGTCGCCGCAGGGGTAGGCAAAGGTGCGGGCCGTTTTTCCGTCAATGGCATTCAGCAGGGTGTTATTGGCCCTGATTTCGCTCACCGCCCGGCTCACGGTGTACTTGCTCAGGTCATTGTCGGGCGTTACAAAGCCCCGGCCGGGCAGGCTGCCGTCGCAGGGGTGCATCAGGGCGTGGTTGCCCAGCTCGTGCCCGTGCCGGGCGGCCTGGCGCCACTCGCCCAGCCGGTGCGCC
The sequence above is drawn from the Hymenobacter baengnokdamensis genome and encodes:
- a CDS encoding OmpA family protein, with translation MKRRLWGQLLAVVLAAPAHVLQAQSLTGVWQGVETKPGEKHYWPAVLRVQTGKGESLFGVLYQEVGGQPAISVTFQMDGTPTPDGLQLEHVRKLSETGRSPFSGWCAGAISFSYDATEEKLTGHATYRPMLDCDTGEFTFYRIKLKSAATVPAAALSSLRVSGRSVRWFADAELKHPLATGNTYRTRLSKTTTFYLTQGFYPTAESPVVPITIRVTGKAAAPRPSFKPAPVPPAPPRPDTVRPRPVASAPVAPAPVVLPTVLFKLATAELLPESAPALDQLAAGLKARPALRVRIAGHTDRVGEPQKNQLLSEQRAAAVKDYLVKAGVAAERISTVGYGDARPLYPSPDARNRRVEVEEVKEPAAK
- a CDS encoding polysaccharide deacetylase family protein, which gives rise to MKLTRTLRYAAALLLGGPAAYAQAPSVWNNKQCAVVLTYDDAIDVDLDNVVPALDSARLRGTFYLIGSSPAVAHRLGEWRQAARHGHELGNHALMHPCDGSLPGRGFVTPDNDLSKYTVSRAVSEIRANNTLLNAIDGKTARTFAYPCGDRQIGGVNFYEQLRQDFVAARGIMPGLQTAAQVDLDNIDCYLINAQSGEYLVDLVKQARQSHTLLVFLFHGVGGGHGLNVSLPAHRQLLRYLQANQKDIWVAPMVEVAEKIKAARLPAAN